The Sebastes umbrosus isolate fSebUmb1 chromosome 23, fSebUmb1.pri, whole genome shotgun sequence genome contains a region encoding:
- the LOC119483120 gene encoding potassium voltage-gated channel subfamily A member 2 produces MEIALVSFENGGAKGSGGGGLGGGGGGGNNAEESCRNALDVPQPGFVQSGLGEDYSKELNTRGSPQQQQHHHHHHPPHHHQQQSSWKINDMNNTLSCNENAMDALLRADHSPHLFDEDMLDMDMDTESNERVLINIAGLRYETQLGTLNQFPDTLLGDPTKRIKYFDPLRNEYFFDRNRPSFDGILYFYQSGGKIRRPVNVSIDVFADEIRFYQLGEEAMERFREDEGFIKEEEKPLPQNEFQKQVWLIFEYPESSMPARGIAIVSVIVITISIITFCLETLPEFRDESELPVTSRPDNSTSPRPSLTFTDPFFIIETTCVIWFTFELFVRFFACPSKSEFSKTVMNIIDIMSIMPYFITVCTELAEQQGQEHQNGQQAMSLAILRVIRLVRVFRIFKLSRHSKGLQILGQTLKASMRELGLLIFFLFIGVILFSSAVFFAEADEPESHFSSIPDAFWWAVVTMTTVGYGDMRPVTVGGKIVGSLCAIAGVLTIALPVPVIVSNFNYFYHRETDQDQSSLKDEPNSGRASPELKRKGSKSSNKSQQQDAENNDAAGSVEKANMKANSSMDFKRSLYAFCLDTRETDL; encoded by the coding sequence ATGGAGATAGCCTTGGTGAGTTTTGAGAACGGCGGCGCTAAAGGGAGCGGTGGAGGAGGTctaggtggaggtggtggaggaggcaACAATGCCGAGGAGAGCTGCCGGAACGCGCTGGATGTCCCTCAGCCTGGCTTCGTCCAAAGTGGACTCGGAGAGGACTACAGCAAAGAGCTGAACACCCGAGGGagtcctcagcagcagcagcatcatcatcatcatcaccctcctcatcatcatcagcagcagagctCGTGGAAGATCAACGACATGAACAACACTCTGAGCTGCAACGAGAACGCCATGGATGCGCTTTTACGCGCGGACCACAGTCCCCATCTGTTCGACGAGGACATGCTGGACATGGACATGGACACGGAGAGCAACGAGAGGGTGCTCATCAACATAGCCGGGCTCCGGTACGAGACCCAGCTGGGCACCCTGAACCAGTTCCCGGACACTCTGCTGGGAGACCCCAccaagaggattaaatacttcgACCCGCTCCGGAACGAGTACTTCTTTGACCGCAACAGACCGAGTTTTGACGGGATTTTGTATTTCTATCAGTCGGGAGGGAAGATCCGGAGACCCGTTAACGTGTCTATTGACGTGTTCGCGGATGAGATCCGGTTCTACCAGCTGGGTGAGGAGGCCATGGAGCGGTTCAGAGAGGACGAGGGCTTCatcaaggaggaggagaaaccgCTTCCTCAGAACGAGTTCCAGAAACAGGTCTGGCTCATCTTCGAGTACCCGGAGAGCTCCATGCCGGCTCGGGGCATCGCCATCGTGTCTGTGATCGTCATCACCATCTCCATCATCACCTTCTGCCTGGAGACGCTGCCAGAGTTCCGGGATGAGAGCGAGCTTCCGGTGACCAGCCGGCCGGACAACAGCACCTCACCCAGACCCTCCCTCACCTTCACAGACCCCTTCTTCATCATCGAGACCACCTGCGTCATCTGGTTCACCTTCGAGCTCTTCGTGCGCTTCTTCGCGTGCCCCAGCAAGTCGGAGTTCTCCAAGACGGTGATGAACATCATCGACATCATGTCCATCATGCCTTACTTCATCACCGTGTGCACGGAGCTGGCGGAGCAGCAGGGACAGGAGCACCAGAACGGACAGCAGGCCATGTCTCTGGCCATCCTCCGGGTCATCCGTCTGGTCAGGGTCTTCAGGATCTTCAAGCTCTCCAGACACTCCAAGGGGCTCCAGATCCTGGGTCAGACCCTCAAAGCCAGCATGAGGGAGCTGGGTTtactcatcttcttcctcttcatcggAGTCATCCTCTTCTCCAGCGCAGTGTTCTTCGCTGAGGCGGACGAACCGGAGTCGCACTTCTCCAGCATCCCGGACGCCTTCTGGTGGGCCGTGGTCACCATGACGACGGTTGGCTACGGCGACATGCGGCCGGTGACTGTCGGAGGGAAGATCGTGGGCTCTCTGTGCGCTATAGCCGGCGTGCTCACCATTGCGCTGCCGGTGCCGGTCATCGTGTCCAACTTCAACTACTTCTACCACCGGGAGACAGACCAGGACCAGTCGTCCCTGAAGGACGAGCCCAACAGCGGCCGAGCGAGTCCCGAGCTGAAGCGCAAAGGGAGTAAATCGTCCAACAAGTCGCAGCAGCAGGACGCGGAGAACAACGACGCGGCCGGTTCGGTGGAGAAGGCAAACATGAAGGCGAACAGCAGCATGGATTTCAAGAGATCCCTTTACGCGTTCTGCTTGGACACGCGGGAGACAGACCTGTAG